A window of the Mucilaginibacter sp. cycad4 genome harbors these coding sequences:
- a CDS encoding group II truncated hemoglobin: MTATIPTLFEWAGGTPAFEQLFNNFYDKVLADELLEPVFKHMSPQHRMHVAHFVSEVFGGPKTYSETEGSHYAMINKHLQRYLNEAHRKRWIELLLQTADELSLPDDPEFRSAFMAYLEWGTRIAVLNSQTDNTTESADTPMPKWGWGVPGGPYIP; the protein is encoded by the coding sequence ATGACAGCTACAATTCCCACTCTGTTTGAATGGGCGGGCGGCACACCTGCTTTTGAACAGCTTTTCAATAATTTTTATGATAAAGTTTTAGCCGATGAATTGCTGGAGCCTGTATTTAAGCACATGTCGCCCCAGCACCGAATGCATGTGGCGCATTTTGTAAGCGAAGTATTCGGCGGGCCCAAAACCTATAGTGAAACTGAAGGCAGCCATTATGCCATGATCAATAAGCATTTGCAAAGGTATTTAAACGAAGCACACCGTAAGCGCTGGATTGAACTGTTGCTGCAAACCGCCGATGAACTATCGCTGCCAGATGACCCTGAATTTCGTTCGGCTTTTATGGCCTACCTGGAGTGGGGCACGCGGATAGCGGTGTTGAACTCCCAAACGGATAATACAACTGAAAGCGCCGATACACCTATGCCGAAATGGGGCTGGGGTGTACCGGGCGGACCATACATTCCCTGA
- the frr gene encoding ribosome recycling factor has translation MSELIKKQVNDAKANMDKAIEHADSELNKIRAGKASPSLLDDVKVDYYGTPTPLSQIGSVNTPDARTIVVQPWEKSLLGAIEKAIKEANLGLNPQNDGIIIRINVPPLTEERRRDLVKKAKGEAETGKIAIRNIRKDANEKIKKLKSEGVSEDEIKTGEAEVQKLTDVYIAKVDQLSEAKEKDIMTV, from the coding sequence ATGAGCGAACTCATTAAAAAACAAGTAAACGATGCAAAGGCCAATATGGATAAGGCCATTGAGCATGCGGACAGCGAACTAAATAAAATACGTGCAGGTAAAGCAAGCCCATCATTATTGGATGACGTTAAAGTTGATTACTACGGTACACCAACACCTCTTAGCCAGATCGGCAGTGTAAATACTCCTGATGCCCGTACTATCGTTGTTCAGCCATGGGAAAAATCATTACTGGGCGCAATTGAAAAAGCCATCAAGGAAGCAAATTTAGGGCTTAACCCACAAAACGACGGTATCATTATCCGTATTAACGTACCGCCGCTTACCGAAGAACGCCGCCGTGACCTGGTTAAAAAAGCCAAAGGTGAAGCTGAAACCGGTAAAATAGCTATCCGTAACATTCGTAAGGATGCCAACGAAAAGATCAAAAAATTAAAATCGGAAGGTGTTTCTGAAGATGAAATAAAAACAGGCGAAGCTGAAGTACAAAAACTTACTGATGTTTACATCGCTAAAGTCGACCAGCTTTCAGAAGCTAAAGAAAAAGATATCATGACGGTTTAA
- the cdaA gene encoding diadenylate cyclase CdaA, which translates to MQSIQSLFPKIGFFSILDVLLVALIIYQLYNLIRGTIAANIFIGFAVIFALNFVVKALDMKLLTIILGKFVDVGIIAIIVVFQQEVRRFLLLVGKNASLQRNKAWWQYFFGKSEVEKNNYARIKPIIDACKSLKQTRTGALIVFAKYYDEQFYQNSCEVVEAKISKRLLESIFQKTSPLHDGAVVISENKIKSASCILPLTEKTDLPAQFGLRHRAGIGVTEANEATAIIVSEETGEISYAKQGRIKMNISFAELEKVLNKDF; encoded by the coding sequence ATGCAGTCCATACAATCCCTTTTTCCCAAAATAGGTTTTTTCTCTATCCTTGATGTATTGCTGGTGGCTTTGATCATTTACCAGTTGTATAACCTCATCAGGGGAACCATTGCGGCTAATATCTTCATTGGTTTCGCAGTGATCTTTGCCCTTAATTTTGTGGTAAAGGCTTTAGACATGAAGCTGCTTACCATTATCCTGGGCAAGTTTGTTGATGTTGGGATCATTGCCATTATCGTGGTATTTCAGCAGGAAGTAAGGCGGTTTTTATTGCTGGTAGGGAAAAATGCATCCTTACAGCGTAATAAAGCCTGGTGGCAGTATTTCTTCGGAAAATCTGAAGTGGAAAAAAATAACTACGCCCGTATAAAACCTATTATTGATGCCTGCAAAAGCCTGAAGCAAACCCGCACAGGGGCGCTTATCGTTTTTGCTAAGTATTATGACGAACAGTTTTATCAAAATAGCTGCGAGGTGGTGGAGGCCAAAATTTCAAAACGTTTGCTCGAGAGTATTTTTCAGAAAACCAGTCCGCTGCATGATGGTGCGGTGGTGATTTCGGAGAATAAGATAAAATCGGCAAGTTGTATTTTACCACTTACCGAAAAAACAGACCTGCCGGCACAGTTTGGTCTGCGCCACAGGGCAGGCATTGGTGTAACGGAAGCTAATGAAGCAACGGCGATCATTGTATCTGAAGAAACCGGTGAAATCTCTTACGCCAAGCAGGGCCGGATTAAAATGAATATCAGTTTTGCTGAATTGGAAAAGGTTTTGAATAAAGATTTTTAA
- a CDS encoding polyprenyl synthetase family protein yields MLSINDIKKPIAADIDAFEEKFRNSMKSSVPLLDRITHYIVKRKGKQIRPMFVFFSASICGGINEATHRGAALVELLHTASLVHDDVVDNSYQRRGFFSINALWKNKIAVLVGDYLLSKGLLLSIDNNDFQLLRIVSDAVKQMSEGELMQIEKVRRMDIGEPVYYEVIRQKTASLIASCCACGAASAGASDEVVEKMRLFGEKIGIAFQIKDDMFDFGTDDVGKPLGIDIKEKKVTLPLIYALANCSSSEKKRVINLVKNHNEEPKKIAEIIKFVKDTGGLQYAETQMKKYQEEAFEILNTFPDSDSHRGLEQLVRFTTERDK; encoded by the coding sequence ATGCTGAGCATCAACGACATTAAAAAACCTATTGCTGCCGATATTGATGCGTTTGAGGAGAAATTCAGGAACTCAATGAAAAGTTCCGTTCCTCTGCTTGACCGTATCACGCATTATATCGTAAAGCGTAAAGGCAAGCAGATCCGCCCCATGTTCGTGTTCTTTTCGGCCAGCATTTGCGGAGGCATCAATGAGGCAACGCACCGCGGAGCGGCATTGGTTGAGCTGTTACATACGGCATCACTTGTGCACGACGATGTGGTTGATAACTCCTACCAGCGCCGCGGCTTTTTCTCTATCAATGCTTTATGGAAAAATAAGATAGCCGTTTTGGTGGGCGATTACCTGCTATCAAAAGGTTTATTGCTTTCTATCGATAACAACGATTTTCAACTGCTGCGTATCGTATCCGATGCTGTTAAGCAAATGAGCGAGGGCGAACTGATGCAGATTGAAAAGGTACGCCGTATGGATATTGGCGAACCTGTTTATTACGAAGTGATCAGGCAGAAAACCGCTTCGCTTATTGCATCATGCTGTGCATGCGGCGCTGCATCGGCGGGGGCCAGTGATGAAGTAGTTGAAAAAATGCGCCTCTTTGGCGAAAAGATAGGTATCGCCTTCCAGATCAAGGACGATATGTTTGATTTTGGTACCGATGATGTGGGTAAGCCATTAGGTATTGATATTAAAGAGAAAAAAGTTACCCTGCCGCTGATTTACGCGCTGGCCAATTGCAGCAGCTCAGAAAAAAAGAGAGTGATCAACCTGGTGAAGAACCATAATGAAGAGCCTAAAAAAATTGCTGAGATCATCAAATTCGTAAAGGATACCGGGGGCCTGCAATACGCCGAAACCCAGATGAAAAAGTACCAGGAGGAGGCTTTTGAGATCCTGAACACATTCCCCGACAGCGACTCGCACCGCGGACTGGAGCAACTGGTTAGGTTTACTACCGAAAGGGACAAATAA